In the genome of Opitutia bacterium KCR 482, one region contains:
- a CDS encoding 7-carboxy-7-deazaguanine synthase QueE: MKYPLDETFFSVQGEGCHAGRRAYFARLFGCNVKCPWCDTRASWNGKPAMSMSAEEIAAEAAATHAEIAVITGGEPCLHDLSPLLKRLADAGIAAHLETSGTLEIRESDEAKFAWVALSPKLFAAPLESSLRRADELKFIVSDLCELDAYAPFADAATNAQAVWLHPEWTRRADQNLLDGLCDFVKSRGGKYRVGWQLHKCYFAR, from the coding sequence ATGAAATACCCGCTCGACGAAACGTTTTTTTCGGTGCAGGGCGAGGGTTGCCACGCGGGGCGCAGGGCGTATTTCGCAAGGCTTTTCGGGTGCAACGTAAAGTGCCCGTGGTGCGACACCCGCGCGTCGTGGAACGGCAAACCCGCAATGTCGATGTCGGCAGAGGAAATCGCGGCGGAGGCCGCGGCGACTCATGCGGAAATTGCGGTGATTACGGGCGGCGAGCCGTGTTTGCACGACCTCTCCCCGCTGTTGAAGCGGCTTGCCGACGCGGGGATTGCGGCGCATCTGGAAACGTCGGGCACGCTCGAAATCAGGGAGTCCGACGAAGCGAAATTCGCGTGGGTCGCGCTAAGCCCGAAGCTTTTTGCCGCGCCGCTCGAATCGTCGCTGCGCCGCGCCGACGAGCTTAAATTCATAGTCTCCGACCTCTGCGAGCTTGACGCCTACGCGCCGTTTGCCGATGCCGCAACCAACGCCCAAGCCGTATGGCTTCACCCCGAATGGACCCGCCGCGCCGACCAAAACCTGCTCGACGGGCTTTGCGATTTTGTAAAGTCGCGCGGCGGCAAATATCGGGTCGGCTGGCAGTTGCACAAATGCTATTTTGCGCGTTAG
- a CDS encoding glycosyl hydrolase family 28 protein, with amino-acid sequence MAYGKFIGLCLFAFAANSVFAAGGIYNCRNFGAKGDGVSIDTSAIQKAVDAAAKDGGGIVRLEGGKFISGTIYLKDNVGLEILPSATLKATTDPSAYNADDYCPQNSVIKKEHASGAHLISAVEVKNVSIFGGGEIDGSGLDFWFQVEGNKELKYPSKFKYPKWRPAQMLFFCESENVSVRDVRLLNAPFWTSFFHGCKNVFITRLLIKNDPRGHNNDGIDIDSCSNVAVSDCIIQTEDDALTLRAGTSRLKNKNAACEDVVVSNCVLQSTCNGIRIGVGTGAIRRCSINNVVIKKSFQGISFIGAYHSNGGVDISDINISNVSVYASRPLNMMSDSFNWGKAGGTSSIGNVVFSNCVFSGTRTSIIAANLHKNIFGVAFKNCDFVMSGGSLICKNPVPIKTMDDWRKVKCTSDALIVLHAKDISFDACRLLLRGKNSPWTNAVRTVNVDNCRISETCRFGVRKPQ; translated from the coding sequence ATGGCGTACGGCAAATTTATCGGGCTTTGCCTCTTTGCCTTTGCAGCGAACTCGGTTTTCGCGGCGGGCGGAATCTATAATTGCAGAAATTTCGGCGCGAAAGGCGACGGCGTTTCAATCGACACTTCGGCGATACAAAAAGCGGTTGACGCCGCGGCGAAAGACGGCGGCGGCATCGTAAGGCTCGAAGGCGGAAAATTCATTTCGGGCACGATTTACCTTAAAGACAACGTAGGTCTTGAAATCCTGCCGTCGGCAACCCTCAAAGCTACGACAGACCCTTCCGCCTACAACGCCGACGACTACTGTCCGCAAAACAGCGTCATAAAAAAGGAGCACGCGTCGGGGGCGCATTTGATTTCCGCGGTCGAAGTGAAAAACGTGTCGATTTTCGGCGGCGGCGAAATAGACGGCAGCGGGCTTGACTTCTGGTTTCAAGTCGAGGGGAACAAAGAGCTGAAATACCCGTCGAAATTCAAATACCCCAAATGGCGTCCCGCGCAAATGCTGTTTTTTTGCGAATCCGAAAACGTTTCCGTCCGCGACGTAAGGCTTTTGAACGCCCCGTTCTGGACGTCGTTTTTCCACGGCTGCAAAAACGTTTTCATCACGCGCCTGCTGATAAAAAACGACCCTCGCGGACACAACAACGATGGCATCGACATAGACTCTTGCAGCAACGTCGCAGTGAGCGACTGCATAATCCAAACGGAGGACGACGCCCTGACACTGCGGGCGGGAACGTCGCGCCTGAAAAACAAAAATGCCGCCTGCGAAGATGTGGTCGTTTCTAACTGCGTGTTGCAGTCCACCTGCAACGGCATTAGAATAGGTGTCGGCACGGGGGCAATCAGACGCTGTTCAATCAACAACGTGGTGATAAAGAAATCGTTTCAGGGCATTTCATTCATAGGCGCGTACCACTCGAACGGCGGGGTTGACATCTCCGACATCAATATTTCGAATGTATCCGTCTACGCGTCCCGACCGCTCAACATGATGTCGGACAGCTTTAACTGGGGCAAGGCGGGCGGAACTTCGTCAATCGGGAATGTGGTGTTTTCGAATTGCGTGTTTTCGGGCACAAGAACGAGCATAATTGCGGCGAACCTGCATAAAAACATTTTCGGCGTCGCTTTCAAAAACTGCGACTTCGTCATGTCGGGCGGCTCGCTGATTTGCAAAAACCCCGTCCCGATAAAGACCATGGACGACTGGCGCAAAGTAAAATGCACGTCAGACGCGCTGATTGTCCTGCACGCAAAAGACATTTCGTTCGACGCCTGCCGACTTCTGCTAAGGGGGAAAAATTCCCCATGGACAAACGCGGTTCGGACGGTCAACGTGGATAACTGCCGAATTTCGGAAACCTGCCGCTTCGGAGTACGAAAGCCGCAATAG
- the nrdG gene encoding anaerobic ribonucleoside-triphosphate reductase activating protein — protein sequence MNYGEIKPLDIANGEGIRVSLFVSGCRNHCRCCFNPKTWDFSYGKPFDENAAEKILKLLEPPHLTGLSLLGGEPFEPENQRALLPLVRRVKKAFPQKTIWAYSGCVLERDILAGRAHCEATDELLANIDILVDGPFVESLKDISLAYRGSSNQRIIDLKKTLALGETVLWKEPKKTP from the coding sequence ATGAACTACGGCGAAATTAAACCACTCGACATCGCAAACGGCGAGGGTATCAGGGTTTCGTTGTTCGTGTCGGGTTGCCGCAACCATTGCAGATGTTGCTTCAACCCGAAAACTTGGGATTTCTCCTACGGAAAGCCTTTCGACGAAAACGCGGCGGAGAAAATCCTGAAACTGCTCGAACCGCCCCATTTGACGGGGCTTTCGCTGCTCGGAGGCGAGCCGTTTGAACCCGAAAACCAACGCGCCCTTCTGCCGCTTGTAAGGCGCGTAAAAAAGGCGTTTCCGCAAAAAACGATTTGGGCGTACAGCGGCTGCGTGCTTGAACGCGACATTCTCGCGGGGCGAGCGCATTGCGAGGCGACCGACGAACTTCTTGCGAACATCGACATTTTGGTTGACGGTCCGTTTGTCGAAAGTCTCAAAGACATCTCGCTTGCGTACAGAGGCTCGTCAAACCAGCGGATAATAGACTTGAAAAAGACGCTTGCCCTCGGCGAAACAGTCCTCTGGAAAGAGCCTAAAAAGACCCCTTAG
- a CDS encoding cation:proton antiporter: protein MDSHSSTLLLKDLAIIVVSATVSMRIFSMLKLPLLLGFIIVGILLAPVSGLISSAGDIAELGELGVMFMMFFVGMEFNLERLKKVFAPSVLGIAFQIGAMGVLGMIAAGLMGLSKIDGVFLGGVLAMSSTIVIVEIFTQKRDLSKLYAQIAIGILIIEDIFAVFLLVVLSGLSSGTLPSGMELLRSTIALLSFMITIFVAGKLFIPKLLRKFAVSGNQQEMIMLIFCLIMGLGELAELSNLSLSLGAFMAGSIISGSDVSRRVEHITDPFRNLFVALFFVSIGTQINPHLILELWLPIVLISVCVIVFQTLACFCGIVLGGVRCRDAYLAAINKAQIGEFSFVIAGLGISSGVMDSSIMAIAMGVSFLTVFLNPLVAGQSERVMRAAHAVAPKKFLDFLEVYRRSVGSLSKSTSGNSKLAAFLPNIGAIFVYTLMFSALMFVAAHFADIVKSEDTPYPDWIAFGIWVAAAALSVPMLAGILKSSSACAAKIVDGVDAHYGLASGAGGKLHALLRGVFSAFIMLAFAVVYFAFVFNFLPIGNALALFGGTVALMALFFRKMMSNFRHSMEGKFATVLKRHLENAEHNKRELLIDNVRASHNWAKSVSEVEIGEFSDAAGKTVGELAVRRRTGAEIAAVKRGAFSIYDIAADTRLYPDDIVILCGAESQLVEAEKILTRPAEISGDISENSGGAARLADFEVSEKSGLVGKNLRELALPKNFGIKVMGVLCEGDVESTQPDPNRAFVAGDRLLCMGTSAAFNRIAHELKLAEIAE from the coding sequence ATGGACTCCCATTCCTCGACCCTTTTATTGAAAGACTTGGCGATAATCGTAGTTTCGGCGACGGTTTCGATGCGCATCTTTTCGATGCTGAAACTCCCGCTGCTGCTGGGGTTCATAATCGTAGGCATTCTGCTTGCGCCCGTCAGCGGGCTGATTTCCTCCGCGGGCGACATCGCAGAACTCGGCGAACTCGGCGTGATGTTCATGATGTTTTTTGTCGGCATGGAGTTCAACCTCGAACGCCTGAAAAAGGTTTTTGCGCCGAGCGTCTTGGGCATCGCGTTCCAAATCGGAGCGATGGGCGTGCTCGGCATGATTGCGGCGGGGCTGATGGGGCTTTCGAAAATCGACGGCGTGTTTTTGGGCGGCGTGCTGGCGATGAGCTCGACAATCGTAATCGTCGAAATTTTCACCCAAAAGCGCGACCTCTCCAAGCTGTACGCGCAAATCGCGATAGGCATTCTCATTATAGAGGATATTTTTGCTGTGTTTTTGCTCGTCGTGCTTTCGGGACTGTCGTCGGGCACGCTACCGTCGGGAATGGAGCTGCTACGCTCGACCATCGCGTTGCTAAGCTTCATGATAACGATTTTCGTTGCGGGCAAGCTGTTTATTCCCAAGTTGCTGCGCAAATTCGCCGTCAGCGGAAACCAGCAGGAGATGATAATGCTCATTTTCTGCCTGATTATGGGCTTGGGCGAACTTGCCGAGCTTTCGAATTTGTCGCTTTCGCTCGGCGCGTTCATGGCGGGTTCGATTATATCGGGTTCGGACGTTTCGCGGCGGGTTGAGCACATTACCGACCCGTTCAGAAACCTGTTCGTTGCGCTGTTTTTTGTGTCGATTGGCACTCAGATTAACCCGCATTTGATTCTCGAACTCTGGTTGCCGATTGTCCTGATTTCCGTCTGCGTAATCGTGTTCCAGACTCTCGCGTGCTTCTGCGGAATAGTGCTCGGCGGCGTGAGGTGCCGCGACGCTTATTTGGCGGCAATCAACAAGGCGCAAATCGGCGAATTCAGCTTTGTCATCGCGGGCTTGGGGATTTCGAGCGGCGTGATGGATTCTTCGATTATGGCGATTGCCATGGGGGTGTCGTTCCTGACGGTGTTTTTGAACCCGCTTGTGGCGGGGCAGTCGGAGCGCGTCATGAGGGCGGCGCATGCCGTCGCGCCGAAGAAGTTTCTCGACTTTTTGGAGGTTTACAGGCGTTCGGTCGGCTCGCTTTCGAAATCGACTTCGGGCAATTCGAAGCTTGCGGCGTTTCTGCCGAACATCGGCGCGATATTCGTCTACACGCTCATGTTCAGCGCGTTGATGTTTGTTGCCGCGCACTTTGCCGACATCGTAAAAAGCGAGGACACTCCGTATCCCGACTGGATTGCGTTCGGAATCTGGGTGGCGGCGGCGGCGTTGTCGGTGCCGATGCTCGCGGGCATTTTGAAGTCGTCGAGCGCGTGCGCGGCGAAAATCGTCGACGGCGTGGACGCGCACTACGGGCTTGCGTCGGGCGCGGGCGGCAAACTCCACGCGCTTTTGCGCGGCGTGTTTTCGGCGTTTATCATGCTTGCGTTCGCCGTGGTGTACTTTGCGTTTGTGTTCAATTTTCTGCCAATCGGCAACGCCCTCGCGCTCTTCGGCGGGACGGTCGCGCTGATGGCTTTGTTCTTCCGCAAAATGATGTCGAATTTCAGGCATTCGATGGAGGGCAAGTTTGCGACGGTTTTGAAGCGGCATCTTGAAAACGCCGAGCACAACAAGCGCGAGCTGTTAATCGACAACGTTCGCGCAAGCCACAACTGGGCGAAGAGCGTCTCGGAGGTCGAAATCGGCGAATTTTCCGACGCCGCGGGCAAGACCGTCGGCGAGCTTGCCGTAAGGCGTCGGACGGGCGCGGAAATTGCGGCGGTCAAGCGCGGCGCGTTCTCGATTTACGACATTGCCGCCGACACCCGCCTTTATCCCGACGACATCGTGATTCTCTGCGGCGCGGAAAGCCAGCTTGTCGAGGCTGAGAAAATCCTCACGCGCCCCGCGGAAATTTCCGGCGACATTTCCGAAAATTCGGGAGGCGCGGCGCGGCTTGCCGATTTTGAAGTGTCGGAAAAATCGGGGCTTGTCGGCAAAAATCTGCGCGAGCTTGCCTTGCCCAAGAATTTCGGAATAAAGGTGATGGGCGTTTTATGCGAGGGCGACGTAGAGTCTACACAGCCCGATCCCAACAGGGCGTTTGTAGCGGGCGACAGGCTTCTTTGCATGGGCACAAGCGCCGCGTTCAACCGCATTGCCCACGAGCTTAAACTTGCCGAAATTGCAGAATAG
- the gpmA gene encoding 2,3-diphosphoglycerate-dependent phosphoglycerate mutase, translating to MTTLILLRHGESQWNAENRFTGWTDVDLTPKGESEAARAGRAIAAAGLGFAAAYASVLKRAVRTLHIVERETGLEAVPEYKTWRLNERHYGALQGLNKAETAEKFGAKQVKIWRRSFDVRPPLLEPDDPRSPRFERKYAFADRRVLPLGESLKDAIERVLPVWSDFIAPDLKSGKNVIVAAHGNSLRGLIKFIKNIGDAEIVSLEIPTAVPYVFEFDADLNLKSERVLP from the coding sequence ATGACTACTTTGATTTTATTAAGACACGGCGAAAGCCAATGGAACGCCGAAAACAGGTTTACGGGCTGGACGGACGTCGATTTGACGCCGAAAGGCGAGTCTGAGGCGGCTCGCGCGGGCAGGGCGATAGCCGCCGCAGGCTTGGGGTTCGCCGCCGCCTACGCGTCGGTCTTGAAGCGGGCGGTGCGGACATTGCACATCGTAGAGCGCGAGACGGGGCTTGAAGCCGTCCCCGAATACAAAACTTGGCGGCTCAACGAACGCCACTACGGAGCTTTGCAGGGGCTGAATAAGGCGGAGACTGCGGAAAAATTCGGTGCAAAGCAGGTGAAAATCTGGCGTCGAAGCTTCGACGTTCGTCCGCCACTGCTCGAACCCGACGACCCGCGCTCGCCGCGCTTCGAGCGCAAATACGCGTTTGCCGACAGGCGCGTACTGCCGCTCGGAGAGTCGCTCAAAGACGCAATCGAGCGGGTGCTGCCCGTTTGGAGCGACTTTATCGCGCCCGATTTGAAGTCGGGCAAAAACGTAATCGTCGCCGCGCACGGAAACAGCCTGCGGGGGCTGATAAAATTCATAAAAAACATCGGCGACGCCGAAATCGTCTCGCTCGAAATCCCCACTGCCGTCCCCTACGTTTTCGAGTTCGACGCCGACCTGAATTTGAAGTCGGAGCGCGTTTTGCCTTAG
- a CDS encoding archaeosortase/exosortase family protein produces MEKQKDSSWLDSFAWLCAAAAFSPAAYWLYLALSKSGQLRDAVVVLATALAVLAIEYKIRPHKPAFSGDSACWLAGGYAAIFSAKYFGAAGAIVSLAGFCAAIVALGLACFDRRRYVYAGGGAFFVFVLLSFFLRAFDLPLRILAGRLSARILSLFNDSVALVSYGGESAQIGLRAGGRSYLVATECNGFGIIAGCVLLSVVCAIFAKNVSVWKRVGAVALAGIFAYLVNSLRIVAIVSLAPFVSDYHFMHETVGYIFFASALLAVWTFSRKL; encoded by the coding sequence GTGGAAAAACAAAAAGACAGTTCGTGGCTCGATTCGTTTGCGTGGCTGTGCGCGGCGGCGGCGTTTTCGCCCGCGGCGTACTGGCTGTATCTTGCGCTGTCGAAAAGCGGGCAGCTGCGCGACGCGGTCGTAGTGCTTGCGACTGCTCTTGCGGTGCTTGCAATAGAATACAAAATACGCCCGCACAAGCCCGCGTTTTCGGGCGACTCGGCTTGCTGGCTTGCGGGCGGCTACGCGGCGATTTTCTCCGCAAAATATTTCGGGGCGGCTGGGGCGATTGTGTCGCTTGCGGGTTTTTGCGCGGCGATTGTAGCCCTCGGTCTTGCGTGTTTCGACAGGCGCAGGTACGTCTACGCGGGCGGCGGCGCGTTTTTCGTCTTCGTGCTGCTTTCGTTTTTCCTAAGGGCGTTCGACCTGCCGCTGCGGATTCTGGCGGGCAGGCTTTCGGCGCGGATTCTCTCGCTTTTCAACGATTCCGTAGCGCTGGTTTCCTACGGCGGAGAGTCGGCGCAGATAGGTCTGCGGGCGGGCGGCAGAAGCTACCTTGTGGCGACGGAATGCAACGGCTTCGGGATAATCGCAGGTTGCGTGCTTTTGTCGGTAGTCTGCGCGATTTTCGCAAAAAACGTTTCCGTCTGGAAGCGCGTCGGGGCGGTCGCGCTTGCGGGGATTTTTGCTTATTTGGTAAATTCGCTCAGAATCGTCGCGATAGTTTCGCTTGCGCCGTTCGTTTCCGACTACCATTTCATGCACGAAACCGTGGGCTACATATTTTTTGCGTCCGCGCTGCTTGCCGTATGGACGTTCTCGCGCAAGTTGTAG
- a CDS encoding glycoside hydrolase family 16 protein — protein MKNTLKYLITTLAAAAFPLCGFAAFTEVSVKDKPVVQVPFKPFADEAPSLLPPNKKWKLVWNDEFNGAEIDKTKWMCRESFWGQDFPAFAHNFEGVEMTGKTVRLHLLRKGDDFCSPHLQTGSLTYDIPKDSKGFWPFGKYRKPLFMHKYGYYEIRCKQPKNAGWHSAFWLQSPGIGSTPNPEVSGVETDIMENYKQVSEGRIVGGNGWNGYGKDGKWFGHFSWEYEADADGWCYYGVDWSPKGYTFYANGKKVGEQNSPVSHVEQFVLVSTEPRGYRNAQGNDGGLSSGSRVWGKPAPELFKAVLPDYFEVDFVRVYDEVPDKQ, from the coding sequence ATGAAAAACACACTAAAATACTTAATCACAACGCTCGCCGCCGCCGCGTTCCCTCTCTGCGGATTCGCGGCGTTTACGGAAGTGAGCGTTAAAGACAAACCCGTCGTGCAGGTGCCGTTCAAGCCCTTTGCCGACGAAGCTCCGAGCCTTCTGCCGCCGAACAAAAAGTGGAAGCTCGTCTGGAACGACGAATTCAACGGCGCGGAAATCGACAAGACAAAGTGGATGTGCCGCGAGTCGTTCTGGGGGCAGGATTTCCCCGCGTTCGCGCACAATTTCGAGGGCGTCGAGATGACGGGCAAGACCGTGCGCCTACACCTGCTCCGCAAGGGCGACGACTTCTGCTCGCCGCATTTGCAGACAGGCTCGCTCACCTACGACATTCCCAAAGATTCAAAGGGCTTCTGGCCGTTCGGCAAATACCGCAAGCCGCTTTTCATGCACAAATACGGCTACTATGAAATCCGCTGCAAACAGCCCAAGAACGCGGGTTGGCACTCGGCGTTCTGGCTGCAGTCGCCGGGGATTGGCTCGACGCCGAACCCCGAAGTCTCGGGCGTCGAAACGGACATCATGGAAAACTACAAGCAAGTTTCGGAGGGGCGCATTGTCGGCGGCAACGGCTGGAACGGCTACGGCAAGGACGGCAAGTGGTTCGGGCATTTTTCGTGGGAGTACGAGGCGGACGCCGACGGCTGGTGCTATTACGGCGTCGATTGGTCGCCGAAAGGCTACACGTTCTATGCAAACGGCAAGAAAGTAGGCGAGCAAAACAGCCCCGTTTCGCACGTCGAGCAGTTTGTTCTTGTTTCGACCGAGCCGCGCGGATACCGAAACGCGCAGGGCAACGACGGCGGGCTTTCCTCCGGCTCGCGCGTTTGGGGCAAGCCCGCGCCCGAACTCTTCAAGGCGGTTTTGCCCGACTATTTCGAAGTGGACTTCGTGAGAGTCTACGACGAAGTTCCCGACAAACAATAG
- a CDS encoding YgiQ family radical SAM protein, whose product MDKAELSKFVPMRRCEMEARGWDAIDILIVSGDAYVDHPSFGASLIARILLDAGYRVGIVAQPDWKNPESLNEFGRPLIGCGVSAGNIDSMLKIYTAGRRMRHEDMYAPDGKTGLCPPHASVVYCQLVRRAFPKLPVILGGVEASLRRVAHYDYWQDKIRPSVLVDSKADLLCYGMGELTMLEIFDRLKNGKSLDGIRGTCRYLGGTESAGFPPEGCVELSSFEEMCADKTAIMRETKTVESEMNPWNGRRLIQKTNGRILLIEPPREPMTSAQFDKFCELPFTNLPHWSYSAKIPAWEMIKDSITVVRGCPGGCAFCGLVSHQGRHLVSRTPESVVRSVEKLSREPYFRGTVSDVGGAAGNIYGHVPRDRELCKKCRRYSCIFPNFCKNYRADGAPLSKLLDKLKSIPKVKHVFVNSGVRLDLALLQPELTEKIIANHVSGQISVAPEHLSDRVLKLMRKGKAGEFEEFRRIFDKVNGRTGKKQYMVPYFISNFPGCTEADMKVVDSYLSKSNWKLQQVQDFIPLPMTMGCAMYCSETAPDGSPIKVNKGLAERRIQRDMLRSGHKKPKRKFGAR is encoded by the coding sequence ATGGACAAAGCGGAGCTTTCGAAATTCGTGCCCATGCGCCGCTGCGAAATGGAGGCGCGGGGTTGGGACGCAATCGACATTCTGATTGTGTCGGGCGACGCATACGTTGACCACCCAAGCTTCGGGGCGTCGCTGATTGCCCGCATTCTGCTTGACGCGGGGTACAGGGTGGGAATCGTCGCCCAGCCCGACTGGAAGAATCCCGAAAGCCTCAACGAATTCGGGCGGCCGCTAATCGGTTGCGGGGTGTCGGCGGGCAACATAGACTCCATGCTCAAAATCTACACTGCGGGACGCCGCATGCGCCACGAAGACATGTACGCGCCCGACGGCAAAACGGGGCTTTGCCCGCCGCACGCGTCGGTTGTCTACTGCCAGCTTGTCAGGCGGGCGTTCCCCAAACTGCCCGTAATTCTCGGCGGCGTAGAGGCGAGCCTGCGCCGCGTTGCGCACTACGACTATTGGCAGGACAAAATCCGCCCCTCCGTCCTTGTGGACTCGAAGGCCGACCTCCTTTGCTACGGCATGGGCGAGCTTACAATGCTCGAAATTTTCGACCGCCTCAAAAACGGCAAATCCCTCGACGGCATTCGCGGAACGTGCCGCTATCTGGGCGGAACGGAGTCGGCGGGCTTCCCGCCGGAGGGCTGCGTGGAGCTGTCGTCGTTCGAGGAAATGTGCGCCGACAAAACCGCAATCATGCGCGAGACCAAGACGGTTGAGTCGGAAATGAACCCATGGAACGGCAGGCGGCTTATCCAAAAAACAAACGGAAGAATTCTGCTCATAGAACCGCCGCGCGAGCCGATGACTTCGGCGCAGTTTGACAAATTCTGCGAGCTTCCGTTCACGAACCTGCCGCATTGGAGCTACTCGGCGAAAATTCCCGCGTGGGAGATGATAAAAGACTCCATCACCGTCGTGCGCGGCTGCCCCGGGGGCTGCGCGTTCTGCGGGCTGGTGTCGCACCAAGGGCGGCACCTTGTGTCGCGGACGCCAGAAAGCGTCGTGCGAAGCGTCGAAAAGCTCTCGCGCGAGCCGTATTTCAGGGGGACGGTCAGCGACGTCGGCGGAGCCGCGGGCAACATCTACGGGCACGTTCCGCGCGACCGCGAGCTTTGCAAAAAGTGCCGCCGCTACTCGTGTATATTCCCCAACTTTTGCAAAAACTACCGCGCCGACGGCGCGCCGCTCTCGAAACTGCTCGACAAGTTGAAGTCGATTCCGAAAGTAAAACACGTTTTCGTAAATTCGGGCGTGCGCCTCGACCTCGCGCTTTTGCAACCCGAACTCACCGAAAAAATCATAGCAAACCACGTTTCGGGGCAGATTAGCGTAGCCCCCGAACACCTTTCCGACCGCGTCCTTAAACTCATGCGCAAGGGTAAGGCGGGCGAGTTCGAGGAGTTCCGCAGAATCTTCGACAAAGTGAACGGGCGCACGGGCAAAAAACAGTACATGGTGCCGTACTTCATCTCGAATTTTCCGGGGTGCACAGAGGCGGACATGAAAGTTGTCGATTCGTACCTGTCGAAATCGAACTGGAAATTGCAGCAAGTGCAGGACTTCATTCCGCTTCCGATGACGATGGGCTGCGCAATGTACTGCTCGGAAACCGCCCCCGACGGCTCGCCGATAAAAGTCAACAAGGGGCTTGCCGAACGTCGAATCCAGCGCGACATGCTCCGCAGCGGCCACAAAAAACCGAAGCGCAAATTCGGCGCAAGGTAG